The nucleotide sequence GGCGGgtgttttttagagagagaaagaaaaagacGGTGGCCATATATATTGTTTTGAAGAATTGTTGTACAACCACACGAAGCACATACAACCCATTAAGCATAAGTTACAACCTGCTATTGCTTATTTATGTTACAAATTAGAGTGTTATATAATATTATTACGAAATGCCAAGAATACCCCTGATTAAAACTGGGGTTTTTAAtggagttaggcaatgtgatcaaaatgacaagaaTATGGAAAACTCGGAAACCCAGAGAagaaaatttttttttaagtaaaatgacaatttagaacaaaactcagggactaaaatgataaTTTAGTCACGCAATAGTAATAATAACCCTGGTTGTCAAAAAGTACATTCTAAAGTTGGATCAACAAGTACAACCCATCAAAACCTCGTGAGTTAGCTCCATAAACTCGAAACGCTCAACTTTTCATGTCTGACTCCCATACTCTAGGGTTACCCTGTTCAAGCAATTATCATGGAAACACCAGATGAGGTTTGTGCTCTTTGTTTTCTACCAATCCCATCAATATTTATCATTAATCCTTGTTCCGATCGCTTAATTTGCTCCTTAATTTCTCTAAAAatcgtttatttatttatttattattgtaatTTTAGATATTGATGTTTTGCCCTAAACCCTCTTTCCACCGCCGCCCCCAATTTTATTCAATTTGTTGATTTTCATGTTATTTTTGTGAAATTATTGTGGGTATATAGATGTTGGAATGGGGTAGTGGAGATATgagaatctttttttttttttttttaatgagcCTTTTGTTTTATACTTGCAAACAGATTGTGTTCAGTTGATGAATCTTTTTGATCAAAGAAGTAGGTTATTTTTTTTATTGGCAAAGAAGAATCATTTATTGTTGTGTTATAGATAATGTGGCTGAAGGGTCTGGTTTTGTTGTTAATCTTTTATAGCTTATTATTGTTTTGAAGATGATTTTTGTAAAGAAATAGATGAGTTGTTTCATGTTCTTGCATATTATAATGTTATAAGAGCTTGTTTTGGAGGAAAAAGAGAGGTGTgggtggtttttttttttgtgggggaGGGGGTCGGTTTTTGACATGACTGGAAATTATCAGGTTTTGGGTTGTCGTATCTGAGTCGTTTGATAAGCGTGTTGTGTTTGGGTTAAGCGGTTTTAACTCATTTAGTTAGACAAGTCAACCCGATTCATTACAGCCTACCAACCCGTTTAACAAGTTTACAACTTGACTACAACCCTTCTGACCCGTTTGACTGGTTTAGATATGTCAGTTAAATGGGTCGTGTATGGGTTAGGGTAGATATCTTTGACACAGATAAATATATAGGTCGATTTTGGGGTATGACGATTTAACTCGTGAAACTCACTAACTTGACAATATTAAGTCATTAACACCTCTTTACCTTTGTTTTCTATCCTAAGCGTCTATTTATAATATGCACGTATCACCTTGCACTTGTGTTTAGATCCCTGCAATAGCTATGGTATGTTCATAATTGAATTATGGTACAGTGACTATATTTTTCTATCTCTATAGGTTTTGGTATGTCAGacttgtggtgctgaaggtctcACCAATGCTTTCATTTATTGTGTTAAGTGTCTGAAATATGTGATTCACAGGTACACGCCATTCTTtccgttttgcctatatgtgattctCTCTATTTTTTTTTCTCAGTAACCGAGTATTATAATATCGTAGTATTTTGAGTTTCTCCACCCCAAAAATTTATAAACACCCAAGTTTTCCGATGATTACAAATACGAAACGTCATAACCACATTTCCGCCTTTTGTGATTCAGGTACTGCTTAGCTGTAATGCCAGAGACATTTGACGAGTTTGTGACGTGGTATTGTGAAGATTGCGAACAACCGGTACCATATCACTTTACGCCTCCGCCAGAACACGACCCTTCACCGTCCCACAACGACGACCCCCCAAATTCCGCACTTGTAAAGAAGACAACTcctctgaagaagaagaaacagATAAAGAAGAAATCATTGAAGAAAAGGAAACTTGCTTCTTTGGTAGTAAAGGAAGACGATAAGTGCGTTCCTCGACGAAATAAATTCACTCAGGATGTGGTTTTGGGGTTGGTAAAACGGGATCATAAATCTTTACCGGTCCAGAAAACGGTTGCCGCAAGTTTACCGGATATACAAACAAAAGACGAGGATCCTTTGCTAGCGAAAAACGAGGCCAGTTGCCCACCGGAGACCGCAAAATCCAACGCTCAAAAGTGTGCTGAAACGTTATCAAATTCTCTACTAAAAGAAGCATCGGCAAATTCAGATCAAAAGTATGCTGAGTTGGACAACGGTTTCTCAACGAAAGGAATTGTAAAAAGGAAAAGAGACACAACTCGTGTAGCTGCAAAAACAAAGAAGCagaaaaccgaaaagtcaagcgagCATTCGTCATGCGAGTCTAGTTGTACGGATGCAACTTTAAAGAATGAAAAGGATGTTACTCACACTGAAGAGGGGCTGAAATGCGGGCCCGATAATGACAAGATGGTTTCCAACTCTTCATCCATTGAAAACCAGTTAAACAAGAGTAATGAGTTTATTGGTAGCGCTTATGCTTCTCAATCAGATTATATGCAGAACGATATGCAGTGCATCAAGAATCAACCTGCAAGACCTTGGCAGGATCCAATATGGAGGTAAtgcgtttttttttatttaacttatTGCACTGTGTCGTGTTTTGATTAATTCACATTGTTGTTAAATATTCGAcatgaaaagttaaaaaaatatttatacaaagtatatcattattattatgattattaataTTGAGTCTTTTAAAACCAGTTAAATATTGCATATGAATATATGATATTAAGtatttaatttagtttaattgtttatttataaTTGTTATTATAACCTTTTGTTTTTAGATAAAGTTTAAAATAATCAAGTCAATATATAAGTACATACATGTAAAAAAGTAAGATAAACTACAACATTGTTTTGTTTAGCATCAAAATATATTACATACCTAAAAtaacaacaaaataaaaaataaaaaaattacatcaaaACGGGAATTTTAATTATGTTAAATATTAATTATAACtttataaaattatattaaaaGCATTACGTAATATAGATTTTCAATACCTTATGCAATGTGGATTCTCTTAAACTTGCAGGGGAAGTTTCAATATTACTCAAACAGATTACGATTTGTTTGAAGGGCTTGTCGGTCATTTATCAACTAGAGCTTGTGAGAAGGTGATTGACGAAGCAACTACACTTTCGTCAATGCTTTCTTTGGAAATGCATCCAAAGGCCGATCTGTGGCCCAAGAGCTTCTTGAATTCTCCGCCGTCAGATGGAAGTATTGCTCTCTACTTTTTTCCAAACGACAGAAAGTAAATATTCCTCTCCCctcatttattattttttttttcatttttttgtttattCTAACTTTTTAAATTTGACCcgagaaacgaaagggatttcgagcagttggtcgatgatatgatagataaagatcttgCAATGAAAGCCAGTACAAAAAATGCGGAAATGTTGATATTCACTTCTAAAGTTTTGCCTCAGCCATTCTGGAGTGAGTCCCTATAGCCCATCGAAATCCTTAAGAACCGTACTTTAATTGGTTCCCTTATCCCTTGAGCTTCCGGTAACGGGTTCTCACGGTTaccaaaaaaagaaaaagaattaccAACATGGTTTGTAACGAAACGTGTGATGGTTTGATTATGTTTTCAGGGTTCCAAGGAAACTACTATCTGTGGGGAGTTTTTAGAGGCAAAAAGAACGATGTTCCGGTCGCAAACCACAGTGATAACCGTGTTTTGTCTGCAAATTCTGGGAATGAAGTAACAAGTGAAAAGGAAGATTGCAAAAGGGTGAAAACTATTGAATCTCGTAGTCCTCAAAGTCCTTTGTGCAATTACAGGTATTTTTATTGCCTTTAGACTAAAAAACTTATTAAACATCTTTTACACTGAAATTTGAAAACTGCTTGCAGGATTATTCAatatgataaataagcaataactgAGTTATAATACCACTACCCCAAAATGAACCAATACAATATTTTTTAGGGAAAATGTCACGGAATAGTAATCAAGtgttaaaagtgttctaattaggtcattcgtatcgtttttgtcccaattagataacttaatattcaaatcgagccatgtccttttttccatgtgtcaagaaaaaaatggagcATAAGATGTTGGGCACGGATTactttaatatatgaaattatatttattaaaaataaaaacactttaattacattaaaaattaaaaaaaaaaaaactagttacaatccacgtcactcgagttagcatcaaataaaagggaaaaaagaaataaaaatccacatcaccacggttacctatgaaatagatgaaaaaacccttaattttaatgaaaaatgaatgttgagtgatctgattggaacacttttgaaacttgagttaCCTAACCGGAACACtcttaaaacttggttactattctacaaagttacccctaTTTTTTATTAGATGTTTGCTAAGGATATACGATGTATGCAACATGCACCCTATATtcaaacacacatacatatatgtatacatatatattaaaaaaatatattcatTCAAAATACtcaaaatttaatatttttttttccttttccttcgCTTCAAATTCGCATTATCCTAATGCAAGTTTTTTAAGAGAAGGGTATAAATGTCAGTATGTCCGTAAATttgaaaatgggtaaatatgaTATTACACTAAATTTTGAGGATACATAATAATTACCCTTGTATATTATATCTGTACTAGAATAGTGTCATTTCTATTCGAGAAAAAATTATAGTGCCCGGCCCCCCGAACTTTTTGCTCAGTAGTGcccggtatgtagttttcgtatagaattttttaggtatatacgttttcgaccccccggttttataatttttttaggtatataagTTTTCGACCctccggtcggaaatctcaagcttcgccattgCATGCAGTGTATATGCATTTAGACCAAATGCTATATATATAGCCATATGGTATGGAATTATGTGTACTATTCGTTTGACCAGTGAGTCTTACTTTCTGATCGTTAACCAAGAGTTCTTGATATGTCTCCAATGGGGAAAAAATTAAGCCACTTTAAATATGAAAACTAGTATGGCCACACTCTCTTTCGCTCGGGAAATGCAAAAAGCAGCCATGAAATAGTATAGATTTGCCAAATTTTAATTCAAACGTATCTTACATTCTTACCTGATAGAATATGGACTAAACATATATGAGGCGTTCATTTATAACCAATACTATGTTAAGTTGACTAGAATGCAAGTGGATTTCAATATGTTTTTGAGATATATTTTCTTGTGTTAACTTGGAACTGAGAATCGCAAGATGTGTCTCAGGTAACTGTGGCATGTACGTGGACCGAGAAACCGAGGATTCACTAGCATGATGTAACGGCATCAGTTTTTTGGATGGGGACAACCCCGATCACAACTTAATTTATTATCATCAAGAACGCGAATGTTGAGTTGAATGATGGTGAATTAACAGTAAGTTGGTTTAAATCTAAATTGGTTTAGCTTTAAGCTTTAATCTTGGTGTCTCCTAAATTTGCAAAACATCTATTTTTATCTGATTGTGAATATTCCTTTTCTCATGAAGTGTTGTTATTTATTGGTTTGGGCATATACTTACTAAGTTACTATTAGGACTTCAAATTCACGAACCAAATACGGTCAGGAAGTTTCGGGGTGAAAGTTAGAACCCAAACGTGTTTCAAAACATCGCTCGTAGGCAGGCATAAACATTAAGATGGTCAAGCTATATTATCCCGCTCGGTCTCTTTACTCCTTTTTATAGATGTTTATGTTTTATGTGAAACTATACACCACAAAAATATTAGTAAAGCTAAATAAATACAAAGGGTTGGGCTAAAAAATCATCTTAAAAacatatagaaaaaaaaaaaacatctgcGAACTAAACATGGATAGGCACGACTATGTGAGCTTGGCTCACATAGTCGTGTTGTCCCTTTCCTGCAACTCACTCTAAAAGAGGATAGATGACCATGTCATTCCCCCTACACCAAGC is from Helianthus annuus cultivar XRQ/B chromosome 9, HanXRQr2.0-SUNRISE, whole genome shotgun sequence and encodes:
- the LOC110878617 gene encoding uncharacterized protein LOC110878617 isoform X2, producing the protein METPDEVLVCQTCGAEGLTNAFIYCVKCLKYVIHRYCLAVMPETFDEFVTWYCEDCEQPVPYHFTPPPEHDPSPSHNDDPPNSALVKKTTPLKKKKQIKKKSLKKRKLASLVVKEDDKCVPRRNKFTQDVVLGLVKRDHKSLPVQKTVAASLPDIQTKDEDPLLAKNEASCPPETAKSNAQKCAETLSNSLLKEASANSDQKYAELDNGFSTKGIVKRKRDTTRVAAKTKKQKTEKSSEHSSCESSCTDATLKNEKDVTHTEEGLKCGPDNDKMVSNSSSIENQLNKSNEFIGSAYASQSDYMQNDMQCIKNQPARPWQDPIWRGSFNITQTDYDLFEGLVGHLSTRACEKVIDEATTLSSMLSLEMHPKADLWPKSFLNSPPSDGSIALYFFPNDRKDFEQLVDDMIDKDLAMKASTKNAEMLIFTSKVLPQPFWRFQGNYYLWGVFRGKKNDVPVANHSDNRVLSANSGNEVTSEKEDCKRVKTIESRSPQSPLCNYR
- the LOC110878617 gene encoding uncharacterized protein LOC110878617 isoform X1; protein product: METPDEVLVCQTCGAEGLTNAFIYCVKCLKYVIHRYCLAVMPETFDEFVTWYCEDCEQPVPYHFTPPPEHDPSPSHNDDPPNSALVKKTTPLKKKKQIKKKSLKKRKLASLVVKEDDKCVPRRNKFTQDVVLGLVKRDHKSLPVQKTVAASLPDIQTKDEDPLLAKNEASCPPETAKSNAQKCAETLSNSLLKEASANSDQKYAELDNGFSTKGIVKRKRDTTRVAAKTKKQKTEKSSEHSSCESSCTDATLKNEKDVTHTEEGLKCGPDNDKMVSNSSSIENQLNKSNEFIGSAYASQSDYMQNDMQCIKNQPARPWQDPIWRGSFNITQTDYDLFEGLVGHLSTRACEKVIDEATTLSSMLSLEMHPKADLWPKSFLNSPPSDGSIALYFFPNDRKNERDFEQLVDDMIDKDLAMKASTKNAEMLIFTSKVLPQPFWRFQGNYYLWGVFRGKKNDVPVANHSDNRVLSANSGNEVTSEKEDCKRVKTIESRSPQSPLCNYR